TCCGTCACCTCTGCTAGTGGGACTGAAACAGTTGCTCATGGTGGGGGCTGCCGTAAAAGCTCGCCGCCTGGCCAATGTTGTCATGCTGGCTCCCAACCTTTCCATTGTCACTGACGTTTAGTCTCTGATCGCCCTACTGGGGTAGCTCTGGTGGGGCTCAACCTCTGTTATCAACCTCATCGCCTATGAGAATGGCCTTCCCTGTGTCTCCATCATCACAGGTACTAGTTGGCGCCCAGCTCAGCACCGCTGCCTGCCTACTTAGGTCGATGGAGAGCATTCTCTGCAAACACTCGACCATCAGATTTTTAGCGATAGCGCTAATAGCTTCGCTACTCCAATCGTTTATTTGATAGGTGAATGTCTGGGCCTCCAAATCCTGACCATAGTCATGAAGGAGCAGCATTCCCAAACCCTCTGTGCAGGTCATTAGCTCTTTGGAGCAACGGATCTCAGTGGCTACGGTGGATGGGTGTTTGTAGCCTTCGATGGTGCTCCATGCGCCCCAAATGACCAGCTCTCCGTTATCTTCTGAGAATAATAGTGGGGGGATAGTGAGTTCTTTCTGGAGGGGAGGGGTGTTCGTTAGCCAGATAGCTAACGGAGCGGTGACAACTGCAGAGACAATGGCGGTAGTAAGTAATTTAAGTGTGGTCATGTCGACTCCTTTCGACGGGCGTGACTACAAGCTACATCAGGCAAACGCAAGCCTGTTCTTTTACCCTTCTCTCATCCTTGACCTTGTTCGGGCGTACCAGCGTCTAGTCACTTCCTTTGTGATTGCTATCCCGCGTTTTGACTGGTCAAGTTTCGGTTGGCTTCGTCGTATTCGGGGCTGGTCTGGCCTTTATCCGGCATAACCTCACCAGTCATCAGCCACCAGCGATAGCCCGGGTACAGCGTCCCGAGCTGCTCAATTTCTTCCGCACTAATCCTCGCCTTGCCTCGCTTGATGCTTTGCCACCTCACGTATTCCTTGCTGTTTACCTCAGCAAGGTCTTTGAGGCTCGTCGTCTCAAGCAATTCAAGGGCTCTATCAAGCATTCGGGTACTCATTGTCAAAGACAATCATATGGACTGTTGCCATACGAGCAGGTTTTATGGATGATTTCCATATGGATATATTCCATATCGCTAGCCCAACAAAGACCAACATAGTGCAGGAAAGCCCATGGACTTGGAAGAAAGCAACCTCACTCCGAAAGGCCTGCTCCCGACCCCGCCGGTTCTGCCCTGGCGCGAGTTCGCGGATTGGATTCGCA
The genomic region above belongs to Pseudomonas benzenivorans and contains:
- a CDS encoding DNA-binding protein — protein: MLDRALELLETTSLKDLAEVNSKEYVRWQSIKRGKARISAEEIEQLGTLYPGYRWWLMTGEVMPDKGQTSPEYDEANRNLTSQNAG